A region of the Streptobacillus ratti genome:
TCAATATAAAATTCTTTTTCATCATCAGGAATATTTATTAATATTTTATTTATATCACTTGCTTTAGGTAAGCTTTTTCCTTTTACAAAATCATCATACAACCAAGTCCCAATATAATCTTCTGCCATTTTCATAGCTTCCTCTATTGTTTTACCTTCAGTTGCACCATTATCTAAATCAGGAAAAACAACAACATAATTTC
Encoded here:
- a CDS encoding type II toxin-antitoxin system HicB family antitoxin, which codes for NYVVVFPDLDNGATEGKTIEEAMKMAEDYIGTWLYDDFVKGKSLPKASDINKILINIPDDEKEFYIEGESFKTLISLDMIRYVIECKSITFRKNVTIPSWLNELGK